TGCTTCATCAATAAATGATGTAACAATTATTGATGCTGCAACACCTGGGAGTTAGGAATCGCATGCTTCCTATGGTTATTTCAACATTTGGTTGCTTCAATATATTGAAGACTACAGATTCAAGGAATATTACACGAAGTCTCGTGCAATCACGAAGCGGGAGCTTCGAGGATCCCAGGTGTTGTTACCACATGGGTTTGCAGCTACTATACCACAAATTATCACCACAAATTGATTCGTAAATAAATGACTATCAATCATTGATGCTGCAACACCTGGGAGATAGGAAGCTCCTGCTTCCGTTGGTTGCTTCAACATTTGGTTCTTCAATATATTGAAGACTACAAACTCTAGGAGTATTGCACGAAGTCTCGTGCAATCACGAAGCGGGAGCTTCGAGGATCCCAGGTGTTGTTACATCGTATTGAAAACACGAAATTGACACAAATTATATCGACATATGGCCCACATAGGAAGATTTCCCTTGTTGGGGATCGTAAAACAAAATCAAAAACAATACCCTAGATACTTACATATCAACACACTAAAAGCGCTAGACCAAGGCTTTATTTTCCAATCCTTGAAACTACAATGAAACAATAAATACTACTTACTACACCTTTTTTAACCCCAAGTAATTCCACAATATAGATCATCAGATCACAGACACTCTATATAATCGAATATTTGCCTACGCTTGAAAGTACTAAATTAGATAACTCTCATAGAAAAATGACACACCCACAATCTAGAATTCACGATAATAAAAAAAATCAATAGACATGCTTCTTTTCTATTACCAGACGAGTACGCTTTAAAAATATAGTCAACGGTACTAGATGTTCGTTTTCTATCCTGTTTTAGTTTATGTGTGTCGATTGCTGTTCAAGTTTATATGATAATCTAAAAGAAAAGGGTATCAACTAAATTACAAATGCAATGACAACACAGACCAAAAATGTTTTCATTCATTAATCAATTTTACATGTGTAATTGTGAGCGACTTTACCTACTCACAATTACTTATTTAAATAGTCAAACATTTCAGATTTGCTTCTTTTTTAACACCCAATTAACTATGGAAACAATAACATACATCATACTTATTATTATACATACTCCAATAGCACTCATTAATCCTCCTTTATGTGTGCCATTAGGAATATCAATTATGACTCCAGATAAATACAATGCAATAAGGCATCCAGTAATAATGCCCCATGATATACCTTTTACTTTTTTCATATGTTTAAAAATTAGTATCGTGACACAAGTATCAAGACACAAGACTATAATCATGCATCTGTCTGTTTGGTACTTAATCATGATAGTTTCATCGTTTCAAAATTTAATATCGTGAATTCTAGATTGAGATGCAACACTTTTCATAATTATTTACATCATCGTTAATAAATAACAACCACAATGTAGGTTACATCAGAACCATGCAAATTCATCGTGGTAGCTGCGAACCCATGTGTTCGCCCTCATTAGGACAATTTTCATGACATTACAAACAAACCATACCACAAAATGACACTTCAATAAATAACAACAAACATGGAAACATCATGATTGACACATCATGGCAAACACATGGGGTTGCAGCTACTATACCACAAATTATCACCACAAATTGATTCGTAAATAAATGACTATCAATCATTGATGCTGCAACACCTGGGAGTTAGGAAGCTCCTGCTTCCGTTGGTTGCTTCGATATATTGAAGACTACAGAATCAAGGAGTATTACACGAAGTCTCGTGCAATCACGAAGCCCTTCGACAAGCACAGCAACCACCCTTCAACTTTAGGGTGCTGAGCTTGTCGAAGCACAGCAACCTGATTGAAACAAAAGCTCCTAGGTGTTGTTACATCGTATTGAAACTTCGAAATTGACACATCATGGCAAACAGATGAATTTGAAGCCATCATGCATCAAATCGAATATTAATAATACGAATATCAACCCATCGTTGCATCAACACCTGGGAGTTAGGAAGCTCCTGCTTCCGTTGGTTGCTTCAATATATTTCAAACTACAGATTCAGGGAGTATTGCACGAAGTCTCGTGCAATCTCGAAGCCCTTCGACAAGCTCAGGGACCACCCTTCAACTTTAGGGTGCTGAGCTTGTCGAAGCACAGGAACCACCCTTCAACTTTAGGTTGCCGAGCTTGTCAAAGCACAGCAACCTGATTGAAACAAAAGCTCCTAGGTGTTGTTACAACGTATTGGAACCTCGAAATTGACACATTATGACAAACAGATGAATTTGAAGCCATCATGCATCAAATCGAATATTAATAATACGAATATCAACCCATCGTTGCATCAACACCTGGGAGTTAGGAAGCTCCTGCTTCCGTTGGTTGCTTCAATATATTTCAAACTACAGATTCAGGGAGTATTGCACGAAGTCTCGTGCAATCTCGAAGCGGGAGCTTCGAGGATCCCAGGTGTTGTTACAACATATTGAAACTTCGAAATTGAGACAATTTATATCGACCGATGTCGCACCTAGACAAGGCAATGCCTTGTCTCTACCGTTGAAATATTAACTACTACCATTGGGCTATATTTGAAACACAAACAACCTCAAATGATCGCAGCTTGTGAGCACTATCAAATATTATATTTCATTCATCTTCTACATATCGAAACTCCTTGGGTTCTGAATTCTGTCCTGTGAGGCTTAGATAGCAACTTCTATAGTAGGTTTGACCAAACGTATCATAAAGCATTATCCAGAAGTGTTGCACGACGTTTTCGTGGGGCGCAGCCCATAGTGGCAATCGAAGAGGTTGGGCCTCTTGAAATGACAACATACTATGACGATGTGGAACGATCTTCTCCTCCCCCTCTGCATGAATCACCATCAAAGATAGGTCGTTGCTAGACCAACGTGGATGTAGATCTACCCACAGGTCTAGATGGGTTCCTTCTAGCTGTGCTTTGATCGAGCGAATACCTCTCTTTGGATTGCTACTGAGCTCGACTTTCGAAGGGTGAAAACATAACGTAGGATAGTCTCCACTGAATGCGTTTCGAAGAATCGAAGATCGTGCCTGAACATGTCCATTTAAGAAGGGGCTATCTGTAGGGTAGGTAGCATGAACCACCTCTTTGATTCCTCGAAGAAACTGCATGGTGATTTTCATCTTTAACTGTTGGGTGAGTTGTTTTGGAGACTGTTTCTTTCTTTTTTTAGGACAGGATCTAGCTAATTCCACCCCATTTATGTTGTAGCGTACAATAGAGCCAACCAACCCTGACATTTGTCCATCTTTAAATATGGCCATCATTTTTATAGTTTAGTTATACAATTATGAAATGTCCCACATTGGGATTTAATATTTCTTTAAACGGAAATACTTCAGGATAATACATTCGACCTACATGAATCACAAAATCTGTTTTTGATTTTTGACTTCATCCTGATTAGAGGATGAGGACATGTAATATCCATCGTATGGGAGTCAAAAAAATTGAAGACTCAGGTTTATAAAAGCCAAGACCTATAAAATCGACAATACAAAACCCTAAACCTCAACTAGATGACACATTTAAGTTACGTTTTTTTTTCAACAAAACCCCTTATTTTCATCACTTTATCATTCATATATCCTTTTGTCTTACACACTTTTCTGGACAGTGCCTTCATCGGGATTAATAAGGACCAAACAGTTATTTTATTCATCTTTCAAGCGAATCTCATTCATGCTTCATTCACCGAATCGATGAAGAATCGATGAAGAATCGATGAACAAACCATGAACAAACCATGAACAAACCATGAACAAAGTACCTATCAATCCCCTATGAAACCTTATGGAAACCATATGGAATTCATGTTAAATCCGATAGTCAAATCAGGCCTAGCAACATGGAAAATAGATAGCAAAAACAAATAACATTTGTTATATTGTAGGAAGAGGTGTGATTCACTATCTTCGTTCGGTTGGTGGGGATACATCCACGACTTTATTGAAAACAGATACGAATATGACGCAACAAAAGCAGTTCTATCCCAATATATGGGCCTCTTTATTTATTATTGCCCTCTATACTTTTATTCAAGCAGCAATAGAATTGCCTATTGCATTATACGATTTGAACCACAAAACGGCATATTTAAACAATCCACTGATAAGCTATCCTATCTTTATCGGTTCGACTCTTTTTATACTCTATTATGGTTATAAAAACTCGGGCTTTTCATTCAAGGAGGTATTTCCGTTCAAAATGTTTCCGATATGGATTTTGCTGCCTTTTGTATTGATGGATGTCTCGCTTCAATATTTTATGAACGATGTTAATCTATGGGTGAATAGTATTCTTCCTGTTCCTGACTGGTTTAACCAACTGTTTGCACGTATTTTTGAGAGGGCTCCTTCTCAATGGATGGGAGTAGCCAAAGTGGTGGTGATAGGGCCCATTATTGAGGAACTTATCTTTAGGGGCATTGTGATGAATGGTTTTCTACGCAACTACTCTAAGACAAAGGCAATCTTGATATCTGCCATTCTATTTGGTTTTTTCCATATGAATCCGTGGCAACTACTTCCTGCATCTATTCTAGGAGTGGTGTTAGGAATGTTACGAGCCCAGACAGGATCTATATGGGCAGCCATCGCTGGACATAGTATCCACAACGGATTGGTATATCTATCGATTGTCTATTATAAAGAGTTGTCTTCCATCTCGATACTCACAAAATCGGCACAAAATAATATCATCCATACTTTTGTCATCTGTTTGATGCTTCTAACCATTATATTTGCAACTAGAAAAAACAATCAACTAAGTTGGTTTAAGAGACCGACACAATAAAAAAACAGATCTATATGCTTAAGAAAATACCCCACACCTATGTGATCATTTTTGGTATTATACTATTTTCCGCTGTGATGACATGGATAGTCCCAGGCGGGGAGTACAACAGAGAGGTCATCGATGTGAATGGTGTGCAACGTGAGGTAGTTGTAAACAACTCTTTTCACTATACGGATAGCCAACCCCAGACATGGCAAGTGTTCTCCTCTTTCTTTCAAGGTTTCACCAATGCTGCGGATATCATTGCCTTTATCCTGATTATTGGCGGGGCTTTTTGGATTATCAACGACAGCAAATCGATTGATGTAGGGATTACCTCTTTCTTAGACTCTTTAAAACGATTCGAACATATTGGATGGATACGAAAGATTGGCGTAGACAACATCATCTTTGTGATGATTATGTTGCTATTTAGCATCTTTGGGGCCGTCTTCGGGATGAGTGAGGAGACCATCGCCTTTATCATCATCTTCGTACCGCTCTCTATCAAGATGGGCTACGACTCAATTCTTGGAGTCGCTCTCTGTTTTGTGGCAGCAGGATTGGGATTTGCAGGAGCAATCCTCAACCCTTTTACCATCGGTATTGCCCAAGGGCTATCGAATCTTCCACTCTTTAGTGGGATTGAGTATCGTCTGTTTTGTTGGGTCGTAATCAACTTGGTAGGCTTTACATTTATTCTTCGTTATGCCAACAAGATTAAGAAGAGTCCTAAGAGCTCTTTGGTATACGAGGAGGATCAATACTGGAGAGACAAGAAGGATGCAAGCGAGGATACCATTGAACAGTATGTTCCCAAAGCAGCTTATGTGGTATATGCACTGATTTCAGCCTTTCTTGTAGCGACTTCGTTCCAACACCCAACCACCGTGTTAAAGATAGGACAGTCGGAGATCACTCTTTATGCATTTCCTATTCTCTCTGTGCTATTCATTGTATTGGGTGGACTCTCATTAAGGAAGACCGTACACTATTTTGTATTGAACATCCTATTCTTTACTATTCTTCTATTGATCGTTGGCGTGATGGGATATGGCTGGTATGTAGGAGAGATCGCCTCTCTATTCCTTGCCATGGGTATCTTCGGTGGGATTGCCGCAGGAAACAACGGAAACAAGATCACCAAACTATTTATCGAGGGCGCAGCAGATATTCTGTCGGCAGCATTAGTCGTTGGTTTGGCAGGTGGGATCATCGTAATCTTAAGACAAGGGCTTATTATCGACACCATCTTGCATAGCATCTCTACCGCCATGAATGATATGGGGAAAGTATCTTCGGTTGGAATGATGTATTTCTTCCAGTCGTGTTTGAATATCATCATCCCTTCAGGCTCTGGAAAAGCAGCCCTTACGATGCCTATGATGGCACAGTTTTCGGACCTTATTGGAATCTCTAGACAGGCCACTGTAATGGCCTTTCAATTTGGAGATGGATTCACCAATATGATCACCCCAACCTCAGGTATTCTTGTGGGCGTACTAGGAGTGGCCAAAATTCCTTTCCCTAAATGGGTAAAGTGGATTACGCCACTGATGGTGATATTGATTTTGATCGGTTTTCTACTACTGATTCCAACAGTCACCATGACACTGAATGGATTTTAAATAGAAGAAAGAGGAACTAAGAAGTTCCTCTTTTTTTGTATTCAAACATCAAAAAATTCTCTCTGAGACATGCCTCATCATGATGTATCAGAGAGAAATATCTTGGATCAGGCGATATTTAAGGTGAATCCAACAAAACCGCAGAAACAGATATCTTTCTTATATTCATATATGGTAGCTATAAAGCCATAAGAATAGCAATCCCGTAAATATGTTTCTACCACACAATATCTTGTAACATCAATAAAGAAGTGTCAACACAATGTAACCTCAACAAAGAAGCGACAACACAAAGTAGTATCAATAATGAAGCCTCATCACAATCTAGCATCAATACAATGTAACCTCAACAAAGAAGCGACAACACAAAGTAGTATCAATAATGAAGCCTCATCACAATCTAGCATCAATCACGAAGCGTCAACACCTGGGAGTTAGGAAGCTCCTGCTTCCGTATGATGTATCTATATGTTGCATACTACTATTTTTGCACGAGGTCTCGTGCACACGAAGCAGGAGCTCCGCGGTTCCCAGGGGTTGCAGCAACATCTTGTATCATCAATAATGATGCATCATCACATTACATCGTAAACAACGATGCAACAATAATGGTGCATCAATACCTTTTTGTCACTCTTTTTCAAGGTAGGTGTAGCCATAAAGACCTGATCGATATATGGCAAGAAACTCACGCCCCTCTTTTGCCGTGATTCGACCTGACTTGACAGAAGAAGTTACCCAAGTCTCCACTGCTCTGACGAGTTTTTTTGGGTTGTATTGGGCATAATCCAACACCTCAGCAACTGTCTCTCCATCGATAATTTGATCAATAGAATAAGCTTCGTCCGTAAGAGAGATATGCACCGCATTGGTGTCGCCAAAGAGGTTATGAAGATCTCCTAGAATCTCCTGGTAAGCCCCTACTAGAAATACACCAATATAGTAGTTCTCCCCCTCCTTCAAAGAGTGCACAGGCAAGGTCTGAGAGGAGTTGGTGGTGACGATAAAGTTATCAATCTTACCATCCGAATCGCAAGTGATATCCTGAATGGTAGCATAGTTATCTGGATTCTCCGTATGACGTTGAATAGGGACAATAGGAAACAACTGGTCTATGGCCCATGAATCAGGAAGAGACTGAAAAAGAGAGAAGTTACAGAAGTACTTATCAGCCAAACGCTGAGGAAGGCCCTCTAGTTCGTTTGGAATATGTTTCAGTCGTTGAGACATCTTCACCACCTCTCTAGCAATAGACCAAAAAAGACGTTCAACCAAAGCTCTCTCTTTGATATCCAACAATCCTAAGCTAAACAGATTTAACGACTCTTCTCTAATTTGTAAGGCATCATGCCAATCCTCTAAGAGGTGTGGCTGTGAAAGCTTGTTTAGAATATTACAAAGGTCTCTAACATTTTCATGTATCTCATCTGACAGCACCTCCTCTTTGTTCCATTTAGGCAGTGAAGTGGATTCTAGTACGTCAAAGATCAACACAGAGTGGTGTGCTGTTAAGGAGCGTCCTGATTCGGTGATGATATTCGGATGAGGCAATTCGTTTTTATCGCTGGCATCGACCATCGCATACACTGCATCATTCACATACTCCTGAATGCTATAGTTTACACTGCTATCAGAGTTTGAAGAGCGTGTCCCATCGTAGTCCACTCCTAGCCCCCCTCCGATGTCAACATACTCTACCCCGATACCCATCTTTCGAAGTTGCACATAGAATTGGGCAGCCTCTTTAAGGGCTATTTTAATACGACGAATCTTATTTACTTGGCTTCCAATATGAAAATGGATCAACTTAAAACAGTCCACTAAATCATTCTGTTCCAAAATAGAGACAGCATCCATCAACTCACTAGTATTCAAACCGAATTTACTAGAGTCGCCACCAGAGCTCTCCCATTTTCCACTACCAGAGCTGGAGAGTTTTATTCGGATACCTATATTAGGTCGAACATGAAGTCTTTCGGAAACTTCGGCAATCAGCTTCAGTTCATTGAGTTTCTCTACCACGATAAAGATACGGCGGCCCATCTTTTGGGCAAGAAGTGCCAATTCGATATAGTCTTCGTCTTTATAACCATTACAGACAATCAAAGAGTCGGTGTCGGTATTATTTGCAATAACGGCATGTAGTTCTGGTTTAGAACCAGCCTCTAGACCTATATTAAATTTCTTTCCATGGGAAACCAACTCCTCTACGACAGGCTGCATCTGATTCACCTTTATAGGGAAGATAGTATAAGCGTTCGCTTGATAGTGGTTCTCTACAGAGGCTTGACGAAAACATCGGTACATCTCCTCTATACGACTATCTAGAATATCTGGGAAACGCAATAGCACAGGAGTAGCGACATCTCTCATCTGCAACTCATCGAGCAACTCCTTCAGGTCGATGGCTCGCCCATCTCTACTCGGAGTTACCTGTACATTTCCTTTTTCGTTGATCGAAAAATAGTTAATACCCCAGCCCTGCATATTATACAGTTCTAGTGAATCCTCCACATTCCACTTTCTCATTTTTATAACAATTAACCGTAAAAGCGTTCGCTTCTACTTAGATAATAACTGAAAATAAAGGAGGGGACCATCCCTACCATTGATTGCAAAAGCAATGTGCAAAAATACAAAAAAAGAAGAGGCATGGCTTCCATTTAGATTATTTAATGAAACAAAGCACACTTTTTCAATATCCATCAAGAGA
The Prolixibacteraceae bacterium DNA segment above includes these coding regions:
- a CDS encoding CPBP family intramembrane metalloprotease, whose amino-acid sequence is MTQQKQFYPNIWASLFIIALYTFIQAAIELPIALYDLNHKTAYLNNPLISYPIFIGSTLFILYYGYKNSGFSFKEVFPFKMFPIWILLPFVLMDVSLQYFMNDVNLWVNSILPVPDWFNQLFARIFERAPSQWMGVAKVVVIGPIIEELIFRGIVMNGFLRNYSKTKAILISAILFGFFHMNPWQLLPASILGVVLGMLRAQTGSIWAAIAGHSIHNGLVYLSIVYYKELSSISILTKSAQNNIIHTFVICLMLLTIIFATRKNNQLSWFKRPTQ
- a CDS encoding TIGR00366 family protein — protein: MLKKIPHTYVIIFGIILFSAVMTWIVPGGEYNREVIDVNGVQREVVVNNSFHYTDSQPQTWQVFSSFFQGFTNAADIIAFILIIGGAFWIINDSKSIDVGITSFLDSLKRFEHIGWIRKIGVDNIIFVMIMLLFSIFGAVFGMSEETIAFIIIFVPLSIKMGYDSILGVALCFVAAGLGFAGAILNPFTIGIAQGLSNLPLFSGIEYRLFCWVVINLVGFTFILRYANKIKKSPKSSLVYEEDQYWRDKKDASEDTIEQYVPKAAYVVYALISAFLVATSFQHPTTVLKIGQSEITLYAFPILSVLFIVLGGLSLRKTVHYFVLNILFFTILLLIVGVMGYGWYVGEIASLFLAMGIFGGIAAGNNGNKITKLFIEGAADILSAALVVGLAGGIIVILRQGLIIDTILHSISTAMNDMGKVSSVGMMYFFQSCLNIIIPSGSGKAALTMPMMAQFSDLIGISRQATVMAFQFGDGFTNMITPTSGILVGVLGVAKIPFPKWVKWITPLMVILILIGFLLLIPTVTMTLNGF
- the speA gene encoding biosynthetic arginine decarboxylase produces the protein MRKWNVEDSLELYNMQGWGINYFSINEKGNVQVTPSRDGRAIDLKELLDELQMRDVATPVLLRFPDILDSRIEEMYRCFRQASVENHYQANAYTIFPIKVNQMQPVVEELVSHGKKFNIGLEAGSKPELHAVIANNTDTDSLIVCNGYKDEDYIELALLAQKMGRRIFIVVEKLNELKLIAEVSERLHVRPNIGIRIKLSSSGSGKWESSGGDSSKFGLNTSELMDAVSILEQNDLVDCFKLIHFHIGSQVNKIRRIKIALKEAAQFYVQLRKMGIGVEYVDIGGGLGVDYDGTRSSNSDSSVNYSIQEYVNDAVYAMVDASDKNELPHPNIITESGRSLTAHHSVLIFDVLESTSLPKWNKEEVLSDEIHENVRDLCNILNKLSQPHLLEDWHDALQIREESLNLFSLGLLDIKERALVERLFWSIAREVVKMSQRLKHIPNELEGLPQRLADKYFCNFSLFQSLPDSWAIDQLFPIVPIQRHTENPDNYATIQDITCDSDGKIDNFIVTTNSSQTLPVHSLKEGENYYIGVFLVGAYQEILGDLHNLFGDTNAVHISLTDEAYSIDQIIDGETVAEVLDYAQYNPKKLVRAVETWVTSSVKSGRITAKEGREFLAIYRSGLYGYTYLEKE